The genomic window CGCGCCGGCGGCGTCGTGTTCCGCCACTTCTGCTCGAAATCAGCCAGGCGCGCCTGCAGCACCCGCTCCGGCGCCGCGACTGGCACGGGCGTCGGCGCCGAGGTGGGTTCCGGAGTCGGCGCGGGGGCCGAGGCCACCGGCGGGGCCGCAGCACCGCGCTCCGCGCGCTCGCAGCCCGGCCACATCGACAGAGCGATAAGCGGCAACAACAGGATCCGCGCCGCGCCAGCCGGCTGGCCGGCTCTGATAGCAGTCATGCCTGCTCCTCCATTCCAAGTCCCAGCGGCCACAAACGGGAATTATGCCGCCGTCGTTGGAGGTTGCCAGCGTGTGCCGGTGCGCTGCCCCCCGCCCCCCCGTGCGCCTGGATGGTCGGGCCTACGCGTCCAAGTAAAGCTGGTACTCGTACGGGTGCGGGCGAATCGCCATCGGCACCACCTCGGTCACCCGTTTGGTCTCTACCCAGCCCTGTACGAAGTCCTTGCTGAACGTGCCGCCCTGCAGCAGGAACTCGTGGTCCGCCTCGAGCGCCGTCAGCGCGTCCGCCAGCGCCCGCGGCACCATCGTCAGCCGGCTGCGGAACTCGCGGCTCTGCTTCGCGATGTCCACGTCGAACGGCCCGAAATTGTGCGCCGCCGGATCGAGCTTGCGCTGAATCCCGTCCAGCCCCGCCAGCAGCATCGCCGCCAGCGCCAGATACACGTTGCACGTGAAGTCCGGCGGGCGATACTCGATGCGCTTCTCGTCCGGCGAGACGGCATACTTCGGCACGCGGATCGCCGCCGAGCGGTTGGCGAGCGAGAAGAACAGGTTGACCGGCGCCTCGTAGCCTTCGACCAGCCGCTTGTACGAATTCGTCGACGGGTTGGTCAGTCCCGTCAGGGCGGCGCCGTGCTTCAGCAGCCCGGAGATGTACTGCAGCGCCAGCTCGCTGAGGTTCGCGTAGCGCTTCCCGTTGTTGTCGTAGAACAGCGGTCGGCCGCCCTTCGTCAGCCGCTGGTGCACGTGCATCCCGTTGCCGGCCTCGCCGAAGATCGGCTTCGGCATGAACGTCGCGATGCGTCCGTGCTTGCGCGCGATGTTCTTGATCACGTACTTGATCATCAGCGCCTGGTCCGCGGCCTGCACCAGCGGCGCCAGGTTCACTTCGATCTCGCACTGCCCCGGCGCCCCGACCTCGTGGTGGTGATAGCGCACCGCCACGCCCATCCCCTCCAGCGCCAGCGCGATCTCCGACCGCAGATCGTGAAAATGCTCGCTCGGGGGCACGCGGAAGTAGCCGCCCTTGTGCGGAATCGCCGGCGTCGCCCCGTTTGGCTCGATTTCGGAGCACTGAATGCTGATCTCGGTGTGAAATGGCTCGTGCGTCACGTCCACGCGATCGAGGATGTGGAACTCGAACTCCGGCCCCATCAGCGCCTCGTCCGCGATGCCGGTCGAACGCATGTACGCCACGGCCCGCCGCGCGATGGTGCGCGGGTCATGAGACGCCGGCTCGTGCGTGTCCGCCGTGACGGTGTCGCACAGGAAGCTCAGCGTGGGCTCCTGCCAGAACGGGTCGGGGAACCCCGTCTCAGGCTGGGGCAGGGCGTTGACATCGCCGCTTTCGACCGTGCTGAAGCCGGCCCCGGACGAGCCGTCGTACCCGACGCCCTCCTCGAAGTGCTTCTGCGTGAATTGGCGCGCCGGGATGGTCAAATGCAACCACTGGCCCGCCATTCCCACGATCTTCAGGTCCACCATCGCTATCTGATTGTCTTTAATGTACTTAAGCGCGTCAGCGGCAGATGCGAACACAGCAGATTTCTCCCTAGAACTGGCCTCATCATAACCAGTCCGGGACCTGTCTGCACGCTGCGTGCCGGATCCACCCCCTGACACCGCTGCCCCCCTGCTCACGCGCTCCCCGCCCGGCTGCTCCGCCCGCCCTACGCGCTTTCCAGCGCCCGCCGGAAGAAACGATGCAGCACGACGCCGGCCAGCACGAGCACGAGCGCGCTCGGCTCCGGCACCGCCCGCGATCCGAATTCGACGTTGTCGACGAGCAGCCCGTTCGCGAAGTCCGTCGTCGCGTTGTTGCGGATTTCCACGCGGGCGATCGCCGGCGTCGCCGCCCCGACCGCGAAGAACGTCTCGTAGTTCTGCTTGTTGCTGCTCTTCTCCCAGAGCCACGACTGGACGACCTTCCGCCCCAGAAGCTGGTTCGCCACGTCATAGACCGAGATCGTCAGGCTGTGGACTTGGCCTTCGACGCCCATCCCCAGGAACGCCCCCACCTCCGTCGCAGGCTCCGCGAACAGGATCGTGAATGGCGTGTTCTTCAGATCATTGTCAAACTTCGCGTAGAGCAAATCGCCCGACGGCATGTACGTGCCATCGTACCCCGTCACGTGCTCGGCGATCGCCCCACCCTCCGGCCACACGCCCGACCAAGCGGCATGCCGCCCGTCGGCCGTGTTCAGAAACGTTACGCCCCAGCGGTCCGCATACTGGTTCGACAACTGCGTGCCGCTCGCCAGATCGTTGAAATCAATCAGTCCGGTGGTCGCCCCCAGGAAGTCGTCGTAGGCCGCCCGCAACGCGCCGAATGTTGTGTACCCCCCGCCGCCGTCCGTCTCGTCAAACCACAGCAGGTCCGCCCCGCACGGTGTCGCTGTGGCCAGCACCAGCCACAGCGCTGTGGCTGCGGTTGTCCAGCCGGTTGTCTTCACGCGCCGCATGGCGTTCTCCAGGCTCGCCACTCCGTGTGGCGACAACATCCCCGGCACCTCGCCCCGAGGTGCTGCCATGGGAAACATACAAATTGTCGCGGCCCCGTGGCGACGAGCGTGAATTGCCGATAACCGGCGGCAACGCTGGAGGGCGGCACGGTGGGTCTTATTGGGCCCGCGCGTTTATTTCCATTCGATGGTGACAGTCCACCCCATCTCGCGATAGAAGCCGGTCAGAAGCTGCTCCGCCTGCTCCTTCGCCTTCACGACGAAGTCCGCGTCGCGCACGGCCCGGTCCACTTCCGCCTGGGCCCCCCGCATCGCGTCCACCAGCAAGTCCTCGCGCGGGTCCGCGAACGGGTTGAGCACCGCCAGGCCGGTCTTCCGCAACTCATAAACCTTTGTCCGCTCGTGGTCCACTCGCGGACGATCCGGCTGCGGCGTCGGGATGCGCAGCGTCGCTGTCCGCGCGGCATCGTCGCGCGCGACGATCTCGATTTGATCCAGATCGACGGTAATGTCCGCGTCGCCCTTCACCAATACGGCGGCCTGCGCTCCCGCCGTGCGCCCTTCGATCACGTTCGCCACCTGGACGCGCAGCACGGCGAGCTTGGCGATCCGGCGTACCTCCTCGATCCGCGGCCCACTACTCGTGAACTGGGCGGGCCGGCTGTGCCAGCCGATGATGTAGGCGCCCCACAACAGGGCCAGCAGCCCCGCGATCAGCAGCGGCCAGGCCACCATGCCTGGCAGACTCAAACCCGGATGCCCCGCGGTCTCGCGCGCCATCGGCGACCATCCCTGGATTACGGTTGCGACGTCGGATAGACGGGCGTCCACTCCGGCGGGCCGCCGGTGCAGGCACATGCGTGGATTTTCGCCACGACAAGCAGGGCCAGCAGCACGAGTCCGCCCAGCACCGTGGTGCGCACCGACCGCCGTGTCCAGCGCCACTGCAGCATGATACCGCTCCGCTGCTCGCCGGTTGCTGCGCCGCGCCGCGCGTCGGCGTCGCCCGCCCGGCCGGCACGCATGATGACCGCGCATCTGCGCATCGACAAGCCGTACTCCCCGCGCTTCCGGGGAGGTGACAGGGCGAGGGTCGGGCGACCGTGTGCCAAGCCTCGTAGCCCTGTGGCGCAACAGGTCCGCGGCGAATCCCGGCTCTACGGTGCCACTGCCGGCCGCGTGTGCGTCACTGTTGCGGGGTCCGGGAGGGGGGCCAGATCATGCGAGGCGCGCAGCTCGTTTTGCTCTGCCCGCCGCGCGCGGAATTGGTCGGCCGTGAAGCGCAGCACGGTGCCATCGGCGCGCCCGACGAAGACAAACGGCATCGTCGTCCCAGGGTTGGCCTCCGGGTCGCACTGCCGGATGACAACCCACAATTCGGGGTCGGCCTGCGTGAGGTCCAGGCCGTGGTACGTGAACACGAAGTCGCCGAGCCGGTGGGCGATCGTGCGGGGCGGCAAGGCGCGCGCTGCGGCGTCCGCCGCCGCGTTCGCCTGGGCCAGCGAGAGTTCTTCCAACTCATCCAGCCGCACGCTGCCAACCGCCACGTCTTCCTCAAACGTGGTGGAATCCCACGCGACCAGCGCGGATCCGCTCAGCCGGTGCAGGGCCACCAACTGCGCCGCGTGCGTTGGCCCCTGACCCGCGTTGCCGCGCGCGAAAGTCAGCAACGCGTCCATCACGACTTCCGTCTCGCCTTCGTCGGCCGGGTTCGGCAAGCTCGACAGGGTAGTGGTCGCGTACCCCGGCGGAAGTGCCGCGCCTCCCGACGCGGTCCAGGCGACCGCGCCGGCGGCGGCCATCGCGGCCCGGATTGCGATGACCCACGCCGTGGTCAGCCCGCCGATGAGCAGCAGTGGAAACACGAGCGTGGCGAGTGTGGCCCGGCCACCACCGACGCGCTGCGTTTCCTTGAGCATCAGGGCCGCGCTGATGAGCCACCAGATCCAGCTCACGTAAATGCCCACGCATGGCAAGACCAGCAGCGCATTGGCGCCGCTGCTGTAGCACAGCGCGATGTAGGTGCGCCCGATCCCGCCGGCCGGCCGTCCACCCAGCCGCAGCACGCCGTGCGCGATGAGCCCCCAGAAGGCGATGCCCACGATCACCGTTGCTGCGGCGACGAGGCCGACCAACGGCAGGCCGCAGACGAGTTCCACGTCCCACCTGCCTCCCGTGGAGGTGGTCGCGATCACCGCCAGGGCGGCCCAGGGGCACGCCACCCCCGCAGTATACAGGAGCGCCGTCAGCAGCGCGAACCCCCACGCTGCCCCGGGCGGGCAGTCGTCCGGCACCGCCCGGGCCAGCCGGATTGGCGACGTCAGCGCCATCTTCACCGTGCCCCACCACGCCCGCACCGGACCGCGTTCGCGCCGCTCCTCCCACGGCAGTTTGTAGACCTCGGTTTGCTCCTCGGTCACGTGCGCCGCGGGACGCAGGACCATCTCGTTCATGCGGATGTGTCGGGCGCACTGCACGCAGTCGAACTCGTCCGGGACCAGGTGCCCGCGCGCGCCCGTGCCGTAATACGCCTGGCCGCAGTGCGGACAGCAGAACTGCACGCTGTTCGGTGCGAACTCGTACTGGCTGGGCAGGAACGGTGTGCCGCACTCCGGGCAGCGCCGCGCCTCCAGGTTCCACAGCCGGTAGTTGCAGGTCCCGCAGCGCATGTCGCCTCACGTCCACTCGGCCACGTGCTCGCGGACCCGCCCGCGCGCCAGCCAGATCAGCAGGAACACCGGCAAGGCCCAGTACCACAGCAATGAGACCACCAGACCCAGAGCGGCGAACGAATGAACATATTGTTGCGACGGCATGGACGCGGGCATCTGCTGCGACACAGCGGTGAGCGTGTCTTGCTGGATGAAGTACGCCACGCCGACCTGCACGCCCGCCAGCATGATCCGCAGCACGGCCCACACCTGACTGGCCGTGCAGGCCCACCGGCGCCGCCGAAGCAAGCCGAGACCGGCCGCCAACAGCAGCAATGCCAACGCGCCCGTCAACGCTCCGTTGGCGACGCCCCAAGCCGCCCACTGCTGCGCCACGTGGAGTCCGGCCCGACCGGCCGCCGGCGCAATCTGCGCCATGAAGCGCATCAGGAACGGTGCCAATACCCCGTATGCGCCGGTGAGCGTTCCGAACACGCCAAAGACGATCGCGATGATTCCGAGCACCGTCGGCCAGCTCGGTGCGGCTGCGGACACGGTCTGAACGGGCAGCTCCACTTGCGTCGGCGGTGTCAGCGGTCGCGCTACGGCCGGTTGCGGCTCTTCATTCGTCATCGCGCTGCCCTCGTACACCGCCCGCTCAATGGCGCGCCACATGATCGGCTGCCATCATCCCGACGGGCCGACTGGCTAACAAGCACCGCCGCCGACTGCCGCGACTCAATTCGCCCCCGGCGACCGGTACAGCGCCACGTACAGCGGGCACCGCGCGATCAGTTCCGCGTGCGTGCCGACGTCCACGATGCGCCCGGCGTCCATGACGACGATCCGCTCCGCCATGTCCATCACCGTGTGCCGGTGCGCGATCAGGAACGTCGTCTTGCCGCGTCGCAGCTCGTTGAGTGCCGCATGGATCTTTCGCTCGCTCTCCGCGTCGATCTCGCTCGTCGCCTCGTCGAAGATGAGGATCGACGCCGGCTTCAAAAACGCGCGGGCGATCGACAGCCGCTGGCGCTGCCCGCCCGACATCGTGCTGCCGAACTCGCCGA from Phycisphaerae bacterium includes these protein-coding regions:
- the glnA gene encoding type I glutamate--ammonia ligase → MFASAADALKYIKDNQIAMVDLKIVGMAGQWLHLTIPARQFTQKHFEEGVGYDGSSGAGFSTVESGDVNALPQPETGFPDPFWQEPTLSFLCDTVTADTHEPASHDPRTIARRAVAYMRSTGIADEALMGPEFEFHILDRVDVTHEPFHTEISIQCSEIEPNGATPAIPHKGGYFRVPPSEHFHDLRSEIALALEGMGVAVRYHHHEVGAPGQCEIEVNLAPLVQAADQALMIKYVIKNIARKHGRIATFMPKPIFGEAGNGMHVHQRLTKGGRPLFYDNNGKRYANLSELALQYISGLLKHGAALTGLTNPSTNSYKRLVEGYEAPVNLFFSLANRSAAIRVPKYAVSPDEKRIEYRPPDFTCNVYLALAAMLLAGLDGIQRKLDPAAHNFGPFDVDIAKQSREFRSRLTMVPRALADALTALEADHEFLLQGGTFSKDFVQGWVETKRVTEVVPMAIRPHPYEYQLYLDA
- a CDS encoding DUF4230 domain-containing protein; translation: MARETAGHPGLSLPGMVAWPLLIAGLLALLWGAYIIGWHSRPAQFTSSGPRIEEVRRIAKLAVLRVQVANVIEGRTAGAQAAVLVKGDADITVDLDQIEIVARDDAARTATLRIPTPQPDRPRVDHERTKVYELRKTGLAVLNPFADPREDLLVDAMRGAQAEVDRAVRDADFVVKAKEQAEQLLTGFYREMGWTVTIEWK